A single window of Pseudarthrobacter defluvii DNA harbors:
- a CDS encoding formate/nitrite transporter family protein yields the protein MSEERRRELGESDAPVEHDLKESFDRTVGQGAERLHRTMRNILVTGVFGGFEVGLGIMAYLAVLHATGDHLLAGLAFSVGLIALLLAHSELFTENFLLPVAAVAAKEASYTQLAKLWGGTLLANLLGGWVFVWIVMVAFPEWSPVVSESAHHFTDAPFSLQSIALAVLGGSTITLMSRMQQGTDNDVARIVATVIGGFLLAALPLFHSILDSLLIFAAIHSGADISYAQWLGWFGYTLLFNVFGGIVLVTLLRLLRTKELIDKRRTEAPSDPDAARNR from the coding sequence ATGAGCGAAGAACGACGGCGGGAACTCGGGGAGTCCGACGCCCCAGTGGAACATGACCTCAAGGAGTCGTTCGATAGGACGGTGGGCCAAGGAGCTGAGCGGCTGCACCGGACGATGAGGAACATCCTGGTGACCGGTGTGTTCGGTGGTTTTGAGGTGGGTCTCGGCATCATGGCTTACCTGGCGGTGCTTCACGCAACGGGCGACCATCTGCTCGCGGGTTTGGCGTTCAGCGTAGGGCTGATCGCCCTGCTGCTGGCACACAGCGAGTTGTTCACGGAGAACTTCCTGTTACCGGTGGCCGCCGTCGCTGCGAAGGAAGCAAGCTATACGCAGCTGGCAAAACTTTGGGGAGGAACCCTCCTTGCCAACCTGCTGGGCGGGTGGGTCTTCGTCTGGATCGTCATGGTGGCGTTCCCTGAGTGGTCACCAGTGGTCAGCGAGAGCGCCCACCATTTCACCGATGCCCCGTTCTCGCTGCAGTCCATCGCCTTGGCGGTGCTGGGCGGAAGCACCATCACCCTGATGAGCAGGATGCAGCAGGGTACCGACAACGATGTGGCGCGCATCGTGGCCACGGTTATCGGCGGGTTCCTGCTGGCCGCGCTGCCGCTCTTCCACTCGATCCTGGACTCCCTGCTGATCTTCGCCGCAATCCATTCGGGCGCGGATATCAGCTACGCGCAGTGGCTGGGCTGGTTCGGCTACACCCTGCTGTTCAACGTGTTTGGCGGCATCGTCCTGGTAACCCTGTTGCGCCTGCTGCGGACAAAGGAACTAATCGACAAGCGGCGCACGGAGGCGCCATCGGACCCGGATGCCGCCCGGAACCGCTGA